A section of the Corvus hawaiiensis isolate bCorHaw1 chromosome 16, bCorHaw1.pri.cur, whole genome shotgun sequence genome encodes:
- the TEKT4 gene encoding tektin-4, whose translation MAQPDEPQPTVVPSCPLPSKICDVLRSDRPRSCCGMAMAGFRTSKYQVPEWHRRNAGVYYKAFTASEEAERGRAESQHLMKHAAASAQRAQEYSKTTLGQRLQDIHFWRVELQKEIMELDAETNLLAAQKLRLERALDATEVPYSVVIDNLECRERRQPPDLVIDEVERQLLKEADLIRDIRDLLKRTIIQATTQIRSNRIQKENCELDWSDKVETYHIDDKCVSYCTDSTNVQFHPSSVKFEENASTPKSWAQFSHDNISSAEQEKLASVQLRSLINSIIHDASEDLRMQRAAVNEAFDNRCRELDDAKFRLEQHLQQILKDIVDEEANIVNLKKAIRDKEAHLKVAHTRLFDRSFRPNIELCRDEPQFRLISEVEELTVFLEALKRKLMESEQNLKNLEETRMKLEKEIAVKANSIFIDRQKCMSYRICYPVDLEVASYKQ comes from the exons ATGGCGCAGCCCGACGAGCCGCAGCCCACGGTCGTGCCCTCCTGCCCGCTGCCCAGCAAGATCTGCGATGTGCTCCGCAGCGACAGGCCGCGCTCCTGCTGCGGCATGGCCATGGCCGGCTTCCGCACCTCCAAGTACCAGGTGCCCGAGTGGCACCGCAGGAACGCGGGCGTTTACTACAAGGCGTTCACGGCGAGCGAGGAGGCGGAGCGCGGCCGCGCCGAGTCGCAGCACCTGATGAAACATGCGGCTGCCAGCGCCCAGCGGGCTCAGGAGTACTCCAAGACCACCCTGGGCCAGCGGCTGCAGGACATCCACTTCTGGAGGGTGGAGCTGCAGAAGGAGATCATGGAGCTGGACGCCGAGACCAACTTGCTGGCGGCGCAGAAGCTGCGGCTGGAGCGGGCGCTCGATGCCACCGAGGTGCCCTACAGCGTGGTCATCGATAACCTGGAGTGCCGGGAGAGGAGGCAGCCCCCGGACCTGGTGATCGATGAGGtggagaggcagctgctgaag GAAGCTGATCTTATCCGGGATATCCGGGATCTTCTGAAAAGAACCATAATCCAAGCGACCACCCAGATAAG ATCCAACCGGATTCAGAAGGAGAACTGCGAGCTGGACTGGTCGGATAAGGTGGAGACGTATCACATCGACGATAAATGCGTCAGCTACTGCACCGACAGCACCAACGTCCAGTTCCACCCCAGCTCCGTGAAATTCGAGGAGAA TGCCTCCACACCGAAGTCCTGGGCCCAGTTCAGCCATGACAACATTTCCAGtgcagaacaggaaaaattGGCTTCGGTCCAGCTCCGGTCCTTGATCAACAGCATCATCCACGACGCGTCCGAGGACCTGAGGATGCAGCGGGCAGCGGTCAACGAGGCCTTCGACAACcgctgcagggagctggatgATGCCAAATTCCggctggagcagcacctgcagcag ATCCTGAAGGATATTGTGGATGAGGAAGCCAACATTGTGAACCTCAAAAAAGCCATCAGGGATAAGGAAGCTCACCTGAAAGTGGCTCACACCAGGCTCTTCGACAGGTCCTTCAGGCCCAACATCGAGCTCTGCAGGGACGAGCCCCAGTTCAG GTTGATCAGTGAAGTGGAAGAACTCACGGTATTCCTGGAAGCCCTGAAGCGAAAACTGATGGAATCTGAGCAGAATCTGAAGAATTTGGAGGAGACCAGGatgaagctggagaaggaaatcGCTGTGAAAGCCAACAGCATTTTTATTGACAGGCAGAAGTGCATGAGCTACCGCATCTGCTATCCCGTGGACCTGGAGGTGGCGAGTTACAAACAGTGA
- the SSTR5 gene encoding somatostatin receptor type 5 → MDPLYFSSTFSMEAAAGEVNSSLLPNVTENGTTPEQPPFQYIHKVLIPICYLLVCAVGLSGNALVIYVVLRHAKMKTVTNIYILNLAVADVLFMLGLPFLATQNAISYWPFGSFLCRLVMTVDGINQFTSIFCLTVMSMDRYLAVVHPIKSTKWRRPRVAKLISATVWTFSFLVVLPVIIFSDVQEDFQTCNMNWPEPVNVWSAAFIIYTSVLGFFGPLLVICLCYLLIVVKVKSSGIRVGSTRRRRSERKVTRMVVIIVVVFVFCWLPFYTMNIVNLILILPADPVLEGLYFFMVVLSYANSCANPILYGFLSDNFKQSFQKVLCLRKGDGAEDGDPVEHRQENSSRLQESMLTQRNAEFNGHMQTSKV, encoded by the coding sequence ATGGATCCTTTGTACTTCTCCAGCACGTTTAGCATGGAAGCTGCTGCCGGCGAGGTGaactcctccctgctgcccaaCGTGACGGAGAACGGGACAACCCCGGAGCAGCCCCCGTTCCAATATATCCACAAGGTGCTCATTCCCATCTGTTACCTGCTGGTGTGCGCCGTGGGGCTGAGCGGGAACGCCCTGGTCATCTACGTGGTGCTGCGCCACGCCAAGATGAAAACGGTCACCAACATCTACATCCTGAACCTGGCCGTGGCCGACGTGCTCTTCATGCTGGGCCTGCCCTTCCTGGCCACCCAAAACGCCATCTCCTACTGGCCCTTCGGCTCCTTCCTCTGCCGCCTGGTGATGACGGTGGACGGCATCAACCAGTTCACCAGCATCTTCTGCCTGACGGTGATGAGCATGGATCGCTACCTGGCCGTGGTGCACCCCATCAAGTCCACCAAGTGGAGACGCCCCAGGGTGGCCAAGCTCATCAGTGCCACCGTCTGGACCTTCTCCTTCTTGGTGGTTCTCCCAGTGATCATCTTCTCGGACGTGCAGGAGGACTTCCAGACGTGCAACATGAACTGGCCGGAGCCGGTCAACGTCTGGTCGGCGGCGTTCATCATCTACACCTCGGTGCTGggcttctttggccctttgctGGTCATCTGCCTGTGCTACCTGCTGATCGTGGTCAAGGTCAAGTCCTCGGGGATCCGCGTGGGCTCCACGCGGCGCCGCAGGTCGGAGCGGAAGGTCACCAGGATGGTGGTGATCATCGTGGTGGTCTTCGTGTTCTGCTGGCTCCCGTTCTACACCATGAACATCGTCAACCTGATCCTCATCCTGCCCGCTGACCCCGTCCTGGAGGGGCTCTACTTCTTCATGGTGGTGCTGTCCTACGCCAACAGCTGCGCCAACCCCATCCTCTACGGCTTCCTCTCTGACAACTTCAAGCAGAGTTTCCAGAAGGTTCTCTGCCTCCGGAAGGGCGACGGAGCAGAGGATGGCGACCCCgtggagcacaggcaggagaACAGCAGCCGCCTGCAGGAGTCCATGCTGACCCAGAGGAACGCGGAGTTCAACGGGCACATGCAGACCAGCAAGGTCTGA